One part of the Corallococcus caeni genome encodes these proteins:
- the xth gene encoding exodeoxyribonuclease III, whose translation MRIATWNVNSVRARQQRLVNWLKSAQPDVLCLQELKCTDADFPFDAVKEAGYFAAVHGQKTYNGVAILAKTEPTDVVRGLSDGVDDTHARFISATVNGIRVVSAYAPNGQQVDSPAYVYKLEWYRRLRNYLDTRHKPDDLVVMGGDWNIAPDPIDVYDVAQWEGQTLFTVRERDALQQVCAFGLTDAFRKLHPDVQKFSWWDYRMLMFPKNKGVRIDHLFLTAPLVPRLAACDVDREERKGQQPSDHAPVWLELKD comes from the coding sequence ATGCGAATCGCGACCTGGAACGTGAACTCGGTAAGGGCCCGGCAGCAGCGGTTGGTCAACTGGCTGAAGAGCGCCCAGCCAGACGTGCTGTGCCTTCAGGAGCTCAAGTGCACCGACGCGGACTTCCCCTTCGACGCGGTGAAGGAGGCGGGCTACTTCGCCGCGGTGCACGGGCAGAAGACGTACAACGGCGTGGCCATCCTGGCGAAGACGGAGCCCACGGACGTGGTGCGGGGCCTGTCGGACGGGGTGGATGACACGCACGCGCGCTTCATCTCCGCGACGGTGAACGGCATCCGCGTGGTGAGCGCGTACGCGCCCAACGGGCAGCAGGTGGACTCGCCCGCGTACGTCTACAAGCTGGAGTGGTACCGGCGCCTGCGGAACTACCTGGACACGCGCCACAAGCCGGACGACCTGGTGGTGATGGGCGGGGACTGGAACATCGCGCCGGACCCCATCGACGTGTACGACGTGGCGCAGTGGGAAGGGCAGACGCTCTTCACGGTGCGCGAGCGGGACGCGCTCCAGCAGGTGTGCGCGTTCGGGCTCACGGATGCGTTCCGCAAGCTGCACCCGGACGTGCAGAAGTTCTCCTGGTGGGACTACCGGATGCTGATGTTCCCCAAGAACAAGGGCGTGCGCATCGACCACCTGTTCCTCACGGCGCCGCTGGTGCCCCGGCTCGCGGCGTGTGACGTGGACCGCGAGGAGCGCAAGGGACAGCAGCCGTCGGACCACGCGCCGGTGTGGCTGGAATTGAAGGACTGA
- a CDS encoding threonine synthase: MSVLRLECTKCDQTFAPGKVWNLCTACQAPLFARYDLERAAKTLRKEALPGRERSMWRYHEVLPVDDPAHRLTLGEGLTPLLPAPRLGSWLGLKQVLVKDESGNPTGSFKARGLSAAVSMAKALGAKAVCLPSAGNAGSALAAYAARGGLEAHVFVPKDIASLFLMETRAYGAHVETVDGLISDAGRVCAGLAKEHGWYECATLKEPYRVEGKKTMGYELAEQLGWTLPDVILYPTGGGTGLIGMWKAFEEMEAMGLIGAKRPRMVAVQAQGCAPIVKAHAEGKPDAPMWQGATTHAHGLRVPKALGDFLILRAVKDSHGTAVSVTEEEIVQGTKDIAAAEGLFVAPEGGACVAALKKLHAAGDVKPEETVVVFNTGTGFKYVENMAPLW; encoded by the coding sequence ATGTCCGTCCTCCGACTTGAATGCACGAAGTGTGACCAGACGTTCGCGCCGGGCAAGGTGTGGAACCTGTGCACGGCGTGTCAGGCGCCGTTGTTCGCGCGCTACGACCTGGAGCGCGCGGCGAAGACGCTGCGCAAGGAAGCGCTGCCCGGGCGTGAGCGTTCGATGTGGCGCTACCACGAGGTGCTGCCGGTGGACGACCCGGCGCACCGCCTGACGTTGGGCGAGGGCCTCACGCCGCTGCTCCCCGCGCCCCGGCTGGGGTCGTGGCTGGGATTGAAGCAGGTCCTGGTGAAGGACGAGAGCGGCAACCCCACGGGCTCCTTCAAGGCGCGAGGCCTGTCCGCCGCGGTGTCCATGGCGAAGGCGCTGGGCGCGAAGGCGGTGTGTCTGCCTTCCGCGGGGAACGCGGGCAGCGCGCTGGCGGCGTACGCGGCGCGGGGAGGGCTGGAGGCGCACGTCTTCGTGCCGAAGGACATCGCGTCGCTCTTCCTGATGGAGACGCGGGCGTACGGCGCGCACGTGGAGACGGTGGACGGGCTCATCTCCGACGCGGGCCGGGTGTGCGCGGGGCTGGCGAAGGAGCACGGCTGGTACGAGTGCGCGACGCTGAAGGAGCCGTACCGCGTCGAGGGCAAGAAGACGATGGGCTACGAGCTGGCGGAGCAGCTCGGGTGGACGCTGCCGGACGTCATCCTCTATCCGACGGGCGGAGGCACGGGGCTCATCGGGATGTGGAAGGCCTTCGAGGAGATGGAGGCGATGGGGCTCATCGGCGCGAAGCGGCCGCGCATGGTGGCGGTGCAGGCGCAAGGGTGCGCGCCCATCGTGAAGGCGCACGCGGAGGGCAAGCCGGACGCGCCCATGTGGCAGGGCGCGACGACGCATGCGCACGGCCTGCGGGTGCCCAAGGCGCTGGGGGACTTCCTCATCCTGCGCGCGGTGAAGGACAGCCACGGCACGGCGGTGTCGGTGACGGAGGAGGAGATCGTCCAGGGCACGAAGGACATCGCCGCGGCGGAAGGGCTGTTCGTGGCGCCGGAAGGTGGCGCGTGCGTGGCGGCGCTCAAGAAGCTGCACGCGGCCGGGGACGTGAAGCCGGAAGAGACCGTGGTCGTGTTCAACACGGGCACGGGCTTCAAGTACGTGGAGAACATGGCGCCGTTGTGGTGA
- the sitA6 gene encoding SitA6 family polymorphic toxin lipoprotein encodes MTRLFTLGLCVLLAGCASAPLPALEDWGAAEEDHACEGDDRCVALVCADDLCGLYRCEDTGVLLARGGIRPPVSSAAPGSGPRRNWGSAQSLPGDREAIFVIRWYNHPAPTPPPDGRKPSGSGWVKHHLYPQAADLALFFWRQGRINVHDFTMVIPRAEHVRIHGPGGRGGPWNQAWRDFARKNANATPKEIQDQLARMIVDFNIMGPIVSYYQLR; translated from the coding sequence TTGACGAGGCTCTTCACGCTCGGCTTGTGCGTGTTGCTGGCAGGTTGCGCATCCGCGCCCCTGCCCGCGCTGGAGGACTGGGGCGCGGCGGAGGAAGACCACGCCTGCGAGGGCGACGACCGGTGCGTGGCACTGGTCTGCGCGGATGACCTCTGTGGCCTCTATCGCTGCGAGGACACCGGTGTGTTGCTGGCGCGGGGAGGCATCCGGCCTCCCGTGTCGTCAGCGGCGCCCGGTTCAGGTCCCCGGCGCAACTGGGGCAGTGCGCAGTCGCTTCCGGGTGACCGCGAGGCCATCTTCGTCATCCGTTGGTACAACCATCCCGCTCCGACTCCGCCGCCGGATGGCAGGAAGCCCTCGGGCTCCGGATGGGTCAAGCATCACCTCTATCCGCAGGCTGCGGACCTCGCCCTGTTCTTCTGGCGACAGGGAAGAATCAACGTGCATGACTTCACGATGGTGATTCCCCGCGCGGAGCACGTGCGAATCCATGGGCCGGGAGGACGGGGCGGTCCATGGAATCAGGCGTGGCGTGACTTCGCTCGCAAGAACGCGAATGCGACACCGAAGGAGATCCAGGATCAACTGGCTCGGATGATCGTTGACTTCAACATCATGGGTCCCATTGTCTCCTACTACCAGCTTCGCTAG
- the sitI6 gene encoding SitI6 family double-CXXCG motif immunity protein, whose translation MNAAEGPRFTSFIDGAHRWGLPGGLCPVCQASPGGLGEAYPSVDLSGWSLRRELEEARQVSLEEYERLRDLLRAQVPFEAPLRPGSEFGPLSGKASGKWSALDLSSPWTLVMRSEAVDQLRGAGIALRASKMDLRFRGKTEVDLREIEIHCRGRLHDSCFPGGRERPCERCGRQGGSYPDAPILDGRTLTGDLDLFRLTDYTTIIIATERFVDAVNRLGFEGVVFKELPVL comes from the coding sequence GTGAATGCTGCGGAAGGCCCGCGCTTCACCAGCTTCATAGATGGAGCGCACCGCTGGGGATTGCCGGGCGGGCTGTGTCCGGTGTGTCAGGCCAGTCCTGGTGGACTGGGAGAGGCCTATCCCTCCGTGGATCTCTCTGGCTGGAGCCTCAGGCGAGAGCTTGAGGAGGCAAGACAAGTATCACTCGAGGAGTACGAGCGGCTGCGTGATCTGCTCAGGGCCCAGGTACCCTTCGAGGCACCACTGCGTCCAGGTTCCGAATTCGGGCCCCTCAGCGGAAAGGCCTCGGGCAAATGGAGTGCCCTCGATCTTTCGAGTCCTTGGACCCTGGTGATGCGGAGTGAGGCCGTGGACCAACTGCGTGGGGCAGGCATCGCCCTTCGCGCCAGCAAGATGGACCTGCGCTTCCGGGGCAAGACCGAGGTGGATTTACGAGAGATCGAAATCCATTGCCGGGGCCGTCTGCATGACAGCTGTTTCCCGGGTGGACGGGAACGCCCCTGTGAACGGTGCGGGCGACAGGGCGGCAGCTATCCAGATGCGCCCATCCTCGATGGACGCACCCTGACCGGCGACCTGGACCTGTTCCGGCTGACGGACTACACAACCATCATCATCGCCACGGAGCGCTTCGTGGACGCCGTGAACCGGCTTGGATTCGAAGGCGTCGTGTTCAAGGAACTCCCCGTCCTCTGA
- a CDS encoding glycoside hydrolase family 31 protein, whose translation MHVTDAHVEPSRLRLSGRHAVLEVSCPLPGVLRLRHAPVSSEVGFLHPELPGKRSWSVVAEGNHALTVERDGDRVRVKAEGVSLEVDAESGTWRFRDAQGRELARCVDVSGEVQAAYPMSRQRARLALRSSPGERYMGFGEKVGPLDKRGMHFTFWNTDVVPHHPDTDPLYQSIPFFVGLRDGVAWGFFLDESWRSEVDVALADASRVAWESWGPELDCYLFAGPLPADVVSRYAALTGRPPLPPLWSLGAQQSRWGYENANDIRGVIQGYRQRGLPLDCVYLDIDYMDGYKVWTWDGARYPDPAGLAREAAAQGVRLVPIIDPALKLEAGWSVYEEAKARDYLVRYDRGGVLVGEVWPRPAVFPDLTRPEVQRWWGSLHRDFVALGMAGFWNDMNEPSCFAVQPDVGILTLSSERSEGVGKVEGNTLPYDARHGDKRHLEVHNVYALGMAKGAFESLRELRPEARPFLLTRAGFAGIQRYSAVWTGDNSSHWTQLETSLPMLMGLGLAAVAFTGVDIPGFIGRANGELLVRWMQTGTFYPLMRNHAGKGTSPQEPWRYGEPYLSLARAALERRYRLLPTLYTLMHEASETGIAPLRPLLMEAPGDAEAAGAFDQFLFGKDLLVAPVVRPGQTKRLAYLPAGAWMEWPGLEWTGAVREGGQHVIADGPLDTVPVWLRAGGAVALTRPAMHTTDANWKHLEWHVHAAPEVQGRLYEDAGDGYGESRLTVLRGGVTGGVLRLERSETGALARARTEETIRVYGLKSVKHVTGARAHRFENGVLELQVAADWTRLDVEP comes from the coding sequence ATGCACGTCACTGACGCCCACGTCGAACCCTCCCGGCTGCGCCTGTCCGGCCGGCACGCCGTCCTGGAGGTGTCGTGTCCGCTGCCCGGGGTGCTGCGGCTGCGGCACGCGCCGGTGTCATCGGAGGTCGGCTTCCTCCATCCCGAGCTGCCCGGCAAGCGTTCCTGGTCCGTCGTCGCGGAAGGAAACCACGCGCTGACGGTGGAGCGCGACGGCGACCGCGTGCGCGTGAAGGCGGAGGGCGTGTCCCTGGAGGTGGACGCGGAGTCGGGGACGTGGCGCTTCCGGGACGCGCAGGGGCGGGAACTGGCGCGCTGCGTGGACGTGTCCGGTGAGGTGCAGGCCGCGTATCCGATGAGCCGGCAGCGCGCGCGGCTGGCGCTGCGGTCGTCTCCGGGAGAGCGCTACATGGGGTTCGGCGAGAAGGTGGGGCCACTGGACAAGCGCGGCATGCACTTCACGTTCTGGAACACGGACGTGGTGCCGCACCACCCGGACACGGATCCGCTCTACCAGTCCATCCCGTTCTTCGTGGGCCTGCGCGACGGCGTGGCGTGGGGCTTCTTCCTGGACGAGTCCTGGCGCTCGGAGGTGGACGTGGCGCTCGCGGACGCGTCACGGGTGGCGTGGGAGTCGTGGGGGCCGGAGCTGGACTGCTACCTGTTCGCGGGGCCCCTGCCCGCGGACGTGGTGAGCCGGTACGCGGCGTTGACGGGGCGGCCTCCCCTGCCCCCGCTGTGGAGCCTGGGCGCGCAGCAGAGCCGCTGGGGCTACGAGAACGCGAACGACATCCGGGGCGTCATCCAGGGCTACCGGCAGCGGGGCCTGCCGCTGGACTGCGTGTATCTCGATATCGACTACATGGATGGGTACAAGGTCTGGACCTGGGACGGGGCGCGCTACCCGGACCCCGCGGGCCTGGCGCGCGAGGCGGCGGCGCAGGGCGTGCGGCTGGTGCCCATCATCGACCCGGCCTTGAAGCTGGAGGCGGGCTGGAGCGTGTACGAGGAGGCGAAGGCGCGCGACTACCTGGTGCGCTACGACCGGGGCGGCGTGCTGGTGGGCGAGGTGTGGCCCCGGCCTGCGGTGTTCCCGGACCTGACGCGGCCGGAGGTGCAGCGCTGGTGGGGCAGCCTGCACCGTGACTTCGTGGCGCTGGGCATGGCGGGGTTCTGGAACGACATGAACGAGCCTTCGTGCTTCGCGGTGCAGCCGGACGTGGGCATCCTCACGCTGTCGAGCGAGCGGTCGGAGGGCGTGGGCAAGGTGGAGGGCAACACGCTGCCGTACGACGCGCGCCACGGGGACAAGCGGCACCTGGAGGTGCACAACGTCTACGCGCTGGGCATGGCGAAGGGCGCGTTCGAATCGCTGCGCGAGCTGCGTCCGGAGGCGCGGCCGTTCCTGCTGACGCGGGCGGGGTTCGCGGGCATCCAACGGTACTCGGCGGTGTGGACGGGGGACAACTCCAGTCACTGGACGCAACTGGAGACGTCGTTGCCCATGTTGATGGGCCTGGGCCTGGCGGCGGTGGCGTTCACGGGGGTGGACATCCCGGGCTTCATCGGCCGGGCGAACGGTGAGCTGCTGGTGCGCTGGATGCAGACGGGAACGTTCTACCCGCTGATGCGCAACCACGCGGGCAAGGGCACGTCGCCGCAGGAGCCGTGGCGGTACGGAGAGCCGTACCTGTCGCTGGCGCGCGCGGCGCTGGAGCGGAGATACCGGCTGTTGCCCACGCTGTACACGCTGATGCACGAGGCGTCGGAGACGGGGATCGCGCCGCTGAGGCCGCTGCTGATGGAGGCACCCGGGGACGCGGAGGCGGCGGGCGCGTTTGATCAGTTCCTGTTCGGGAAGGACCTGCTGGTGGCGCCGGTGGTGCGGCCGGGCCAGACGAAGCGGCTGGCGTATCTGCCGGCGGGTGCGTGGATGGAGTGGCCGGGGCTGGAGTGGACGGGAGCGGTGCGCGAGGGAGGACAGCACGTCATCGCGGACGGGCCCCTGGACACGGTGCCGGTGTGGCTGCGCGCGGGAGGCGCGGTGGCGCTGACACGGCCCGCGATGCACACCACGGACGCGAACTGGAAGCACCTGGAGTGGCACGTGCACGCGGCGCCGGAGGTGCAGGGCCGGCTCTACGAGGACGCGGGAGACGGCTACGGCGAGTCACGGCTCACGGTGCTGCGCGGCGGGGTGACGGGCGGAGTGCTGCGTTTGGAGCGGAGCGAGACGGGAGCGCTGGCGCGTGCGCGGACGGAGGAGACGATCCGTGTGTATGGATTGAAGTCCGTGAAACACGTCACGGGAGCCCGAGCACACCGTTTCGAGAACGGTGTGCTGGAGCTCCAGGTCGCCGCGGACTGGACGCGGCTGGACGTGGAGCCGTAG
- a CDS encoding GMC family oxidoreductase: MDCDWLIIGSGFGGSVSALRLVEKGYRVVMLEKGRRLQGQDFPKSNWNLKRWLWMPQLGWRGLFKMTFFRHVTVLSGVGVGGGSLVYANTLPIPKDDFFDASSWGHLAPWKQELAPHYATARRMLGATVNPLNTFPDQVLKEVGQDLGRTDFQPTTVAVYFGEPGVTVKDPYFNGEGPDRTGCNACGGCMLGCRNNAKNTLDKNYLYFAEKRGLTLHADTEVTWVRPLPGGDGYEVTAKQGTGFFRKTRRFTAKHVIFAGGVLGTLDLLLKLKDAKDGLPHLSERVGDGVRTNSEALIGIVSGGKQKDRDLSRGIAIGSILHTDEHSHLEPVRYPEGSGFFRLLMAPHVPGATAWTRVARLVGLLARKPLRFLQAWFVPDFARRTMILLYMRTMEGHLRMRRGRALTTGFRSGLTTGLQEGPAPTANMPEAFDLAKRVSDKLDGYPMTMVSETLMGIPTTAHILGGACMGDSPKTGAIDSRHRLYGYEGLYVVDGAAISANPGVNPSLTITALAERAMTFIPAARELPRGDTDATLEAPRQPQAAAS; this comes from the coding sequence ATGGACTGCGACTGGCTCATCATCGGCTCGGGGTTTGGCGGCAGCGTCAGCGCGTTGCGGCTCGTCGAGAAGGGCTATCGCGTGGTGATGCTGGAGAAGGGCCGGCGCCTCCAGGGCCAGGACTTCCCCAAATCCAACTGGAACCTGAAGCGCTGGCTGTGGATGCCCCAGCTCGGGTGGCGCGGCCTCTTCAAGATGACCTTCTTCCGCCACGTCACCGTGCTGTCCGGCGTCGGCGTGGGCGGCGGCTCGCTCGTCTACGCGAACACGCTGCCCATCCCGAAGGACGACTTCTTCGACGCCTCCTCCTGGGGCCACCTGGCGCCGTGGAAGCAGGAGCTCGCGCCGCACTACGCGACCGCGCGCCGCATGCTGGGCGCCACCGTCAACCCGCTCAACACCTTCCCCGACCAGGTGCTCAAGGAGGTGGGCCAGGACCTGGGCCGCACCGACTTCCAGCCCACCACCGTGGCCGTCTACTTCGGCGAGCCCGGCGTCACCGTGAAGGACCCCTACTTCAACGGCGAGGGCCCGGACCGCACCGGCTGCAACGCGTGCGGCGGCTGCATGCTGGGCTGCCGCAACAACGCCAAGAACACGCTGGACAAGAACTACCTCTACTTCGCGGAGAAGCGCGGCCTCACCCTCCACGCGGACACGGAGGTGACGTGGGTGCGCCCCCTGCCCGGCGGCGACGGCTACGAGGTGACGGCGAAGCAGGGCACCGGCTTCTTCAGGAAGACGCGCCGCTTCACCGCGAAGCACGTCATCTTCGCGGGCGGCGTGCTGGGCACCCTGGACCTGCTGCTCAAGCTCAAGGACGCGAAGGACGGCCTGCCCCACCTCTCCGAGCGCGTGGGCGACGGCGTGCGCACCAACTCCGAGGCACTCATCGGCATCGTCAGCGGCGGCAAGCAGAAGGACCGCGACCTGTCCCGGGGCATCGCCATCGGCTCCATCCTCCACACCGACGAACACTCGCACCTGGAGCCCGTGCGCTACCCGGAGGGCTCCGGCTTCTTCCGCCTGCTCATGGCCCCCCACGTCCCCGGCGCCACCGCGTGGACGCGCGTGGCCCGTCTGGTGGGGCTGCTCGCGCGAAAGCCCCTGCGCTTCCTCCAGGCGTGGTTCGTCCCGGACTTCGCGCGCCGCACGATGATCCTCCTGTACATGCGCACCATGGAGGGCCACCTGCGCATGCGCCGCGGCCGCGCGCTCACCACCGGCTTCCGCTCCGGCCTCACCACCGGCCTGCAGGAGGGCCCCGCGCCCACCGCGAACATGCCGGAGGCCTTCGACCTGGCGAAGCGCGTGTCGGACAAGCTGGATGGCTACCCCATGACCATGGTCAGTGAGACGCTCATGGGCATCCCCACCACCGCGCACATCCTGGGCGGCGCGTGCATGGGGGACTCCCCAAAGACAGGCGCCATCGACTCGCGCCACCGCTTGTATGGCTATGAAGGGCTGTATGTGGTGGATGGCGCGGCCATCTCCGCCAACCCGGGCGTCAATCCCTCTCTCACCATCACCGCGCTCGCCGAGCGCGCCATGACCTTCATCCCCGCCGCCCGCGAGCTGCCCCGGGGCGACACCGACGCCACGCTCGAAGCGCCCCGGCAGCCCCAGGCCGCCGCCTCCTGA
- a CDS encoding sensor histidine kinase → MPVYSFHAPVKVSPGLEGRAAALLALQLRDSRKRVDDLFAWLMLGQWVAAVLVAVFVSPYGWEGKVRALHLHVQTAVLLGAALSVFPVMLTRLRPGEAVTRHVVAVSQMLWSALLIHLTGGRIETHFHIFGSLAVLSFYRDPKVLLTASLAIVVDHCMRGALWPESVYGQLHPEWWRFLEHAFWVAVIDAVLLVACRDALRELGERAGRQALAEAANEEELALRAGQLDAAVREVHAFRDHAERMERLASLGQLTASVSHELRNPLAAARTAHAFVLRRLRKAEAYPSDPRIPRFLDIIDRELQACSVIISDLLDYAKGRPPRRTPCPLKPLVEEAISVVPRREGVRVNNQVPDGLPVPDLDREQFRQVLVNLIQNAVEAIPPERTGTVCVHADARGEGGWSLRVTDDGPGIPAPLLERIFEPMFTTKLRGTGLGLAIVKRLVQGHGARIQAESDFGHGSRFTVLFPDASLHTTGVVAHP, encoded by the coding sequence ATGCCAGTCTATTCCTTTCATGCTCCGGTGAAGGTCTCTCCAGGTCTGGAAGGACGGGCGGCGGCGCTTCTGGCATTGCAGCTGCGTGACTCCCGCAAGCGGGTGGATGACCTGTTCGCCTGGCTGATGCTGGGGCAGTGGGTGGCCGCGGTGCTGGTGGCGGTGTTCGTGTCTCCCTATGGCTGGGAGGGCAAGGTGCGCGCGCTGCACCTGCACGTGCAGACGGCGGTGCTGCTGGGCGCGGCGTTGAGCGTGTTCCCGGTGATGCTCACGCGCCTGCGCCCGGGGGAGGCGGTGACGCGTCACGTGGTGGCGGTGAGCCAGATGCTCTGGTCCGCGCTGCTCATCCACCTGACGGGGGGCCGCATCGAGACGCACTTCCACATCTTCGGGTCGCTGGCGGTGCTGTCCTTCTACCGGGACCCGAAGGTGCTGCTCACCGCGAGCCTGGCCATCGTCGTGGACCACTGCATGCGGGGCGCGCTGTGGCCGGAGTCCGTCTACGGCCAGCTGCACCCGGAGTGGTGGCGCTTCCTGGAGCACGCCTTCTGGGTGGCCGTCATCGACGCGGTGCTGCTCGTCGCCTGCCGGGACGCGCTGCGCGAGCTGGGGGAGCGGGCCGGGCGCCAGGCCCTGGCGGAGGCCGCCAATGAAGAGGAGCTGGCGCTGCGGGCGGGGCAGCTGGACGCCGCCGTGCGCGAGGTGCACGCCTTCCGCGACCACGCGGAGCGGATGGAGCGGCTGGCGTCGCTGGGGCAGCTCACCGCGAGCGTCAGCCACGAGCTTCGCAACCCGCTGGCGGCCGCGCGCACCGCGCACGCGTTCGTCCTGCGCCGGCTGCGCAAGGCGGAGGCCTATCCGTCCGACCCGCGCATCCCGCGCTTCCTGGACATCATCGACCGGGAGTTGCAGGCGTGCTCGGTCATCATCTCCGACCTGCTGGACTACGCGAAGGGCCGGCCTCCGCGCCGCACGCCCTGTCCGCTCAAGCCGCTGGTGGAGGAGGCCATCAGCGTGGTGCCCCGGCGCGAGGGCGTGCGCGTGAACAACCAGGTGCCGGACGGGCTGCCGGTGCCGGACCTGGACCGCGAGCAGTTCCGCCAGGTGCTGGTCAACCTCATCCAGAACGCGGTGGAGGCCATCCCGCCGGAGCGCACCGGGACGGTCTGCGTGCACGCCGACGCGCGGGGCGAGGGGGGCTGGAGCCTGCGCGTGACGGACGACGGGCCGGGCATCCCCGCGCCGCTCCTGGAGCGCATCTTCGAGCCCATGTTCACCACCAAGCTGCGCGGCACGGGGCTGGGGCTCGCCATCGTGAAGCGCCTGGTGCAGGGCCACGGCGCGCGCATCCAGGCGGAGAGCGACTTCGGCCATGGCTCGCGCTTCACAGTCCTCTTCCCGGACGCGTCTCTCCATACGACCGGGGTGGTGGCGCATCCCTGA
- a CDS encoding DUF2378 family protein, translating to MQAQAKPFPEAGSVEADWAVRRMAATELDTARGMFFLGVLESVRTGVGEDAVATCRAVTDERRFVGFFNYPVASFLKLSQVAARLLSPRWGGFDEALRQMGMQATRSFLESAVGRTFLLLAAGDARKLVTNLPSGYQMAVSYGERSVDWKGAGDALFVMRRDFMPAAYHEGVLREVLSMVGARNPRVQGRKLGLLDTEYHITWEVPVVLPAGAPKESRWRLFQ from the coding sequence ATGCAGGCACAGGCGAAGCCGTTCCCGGAGGCAGGCTCGGTGGAAGCGGACTGGGCGGTGCGGCGAATGGCGGCGACGGAGCTGGACACCGCCCGGGGCATGTTCTTCCTGGGGGTGCTGGAGTCGGTGCGCACCGGCGTGGGCGAGGACGCGGTGGCCACCTGCCGGGCCGTCACCGACGAGCGCCGCTTCGTGGGCTTCTTCAACTACCCGGTGGCCAGCTTCCTCAAGCTGTCACAGGTGGCGGCGCGCCTGCTGTCGCCACGGTGGGGCGGGTTCGACGAGGCGCTGCGGCAGATGGGCATGCAGGCCACGCGCAGCTTCCTGGAGTCCGCGGTGGGGCGCACCTTCCTGCTGCTGGCCGCGGGGGACGCGCGCAAGCTCGTGACGAACCTGCCGTCCGGCTACCAGATGGCGGTGAGCTACGGGGAGCGCTCCGTCGACTGGAAGGGGGCGGGGGACGCGCTGTTCGTCATGCGGCGCGACTTCATGCCGGCCGCGTACCACGAGGGCGTCCTTCGCGAGGTGCTCTCCATGGTGGGGGCGCGGAACCCCCGCGTCCAGGGGCGCAAGCTGGGCCTGCTGGACACCGAGTACCACATCACCTGGGAAGTCCCCGTCGTGCTCCCCGCGGGAGCCCCGAAGGAGTCCCGCTGGCGGCTGTTCCAGTAG
- a CDS encoding SOS response-associated peptidase, with translation MCGRVTVRTSPAQLVAELELAGARATLERARFNLCPTQLLPVVPNDGARLLDVFRWGLIPSWAKDASIGNKLINARGETVAEKPSFRSALKRRRCLVVVDGWYEWKQSTKPKTPYFFHHRDGKPLALAGLWEEWTAPDTGEVLRTCTIITTGPNALMAPIHDRMPVILSPEGQSVWLRPEPQEASVLLPLLVPAPEAPLDVHEVARGVNSPANDSPECVARIAA, from the coding sequence ATGTGTGGCCGAGTCACCGTCCGGACCTCTCCCGCGCAGCTCGTCGCCGAGCTGGAGCTCGCGGGCGCGCGCGCGACGCTGGAGCGCGCGCGTTTCAATCTCTGTCCCACGCAGCTGCTGCCCGTGGTGCCCAACGACGGCGCGCGGCTGCTGGACGTGTTCCGCTGGGGGCTCATCCCGTCCTGGGCGAAGGACGCGTCCATCGGCAACAAGCTCATCAACGCGCGCGGTGAGACGGTGGCGGAGAAGCCCAGCTTCCGTTCCGCGTTGAAGCGCAGGCGGTGCCTGGTGGTGGTGGACGGCTGGTATGAGTGGAAGCAGTCCACGAAGCCCAAGACGCCGTACTTCTTCCACCACCGCGACGGAAAGCCCCTGGCGCTGGCGGGGCTCTGGGAGGAGTGGACCGCGCCGGACACCGGCGAGGTGCTGCGCACCTGCACCATCATCACCACCGGCCCCAACGCGCTGATGGCGCCCATCCACGACCGGATGCCCGTCATCCTGTCGCCGGAAGGCCAGTCGGTGTGGCTGCGCCCGGAGCCCCAGGAGGCGTCCGTCCTCCTGCCGCTGCTCGTGCCCGCGCCGGAGGCGCCGCTGGACGTCCACGAGGTGGCGCGCGGGGTGAACTCCCCCGCCAACGACAGCCCGGAGTGCGTGGCCCGCATCGCCGCCTGA
- a CDS encoding response regulator, which yields MPDTTTPPLILIIDDEPELEVMARYLELEGYSVLTASNGEEGLLALASCRKPCIVLLDLMMPVMDGYGFLRRLHDDATLCGLPVFVLTASFQTERMAGVVGLLRKPLHMELLLEAVAPYCPPPGEKETSTAG from the coding sequence GTGCCCGACACGACGACCCCGCCCCTGATTCTCATCATCGATGACGAGCCGGAGCTGGAAGTGATGGCCCGGTACCTCGAGCTCGAAGGCTACTCCGTCCTGACGGCGTCCAATGGCGAGGAGGGACTGCTGGCGCTGGCCTCGTGTCGCAAGCCCTGCATCGTGCTGCTGGATTTGATGATGCCGGTGATGGACGGCTACGGCTTCCTCCGGCGCCTGCACGACGATGCGACCCTCTGCGGCCTGCCGGTCTTCGTGCTCACGGCCAGCTTCCAGACGGAGCGGATGGCCGGCGTCGTCGGGCTCTTGCGCAAACCCCTGCACATGGAGTTGCTGCTGGAGGCGGTCGCGCCGTACTGCCCGCCTCCGGGCGAAAAGGAGACCTCCACGGCGGGTTAG